In a single window of the Acetivibrio clariflavus DSM 19732 genome:
- a CDS encoding YmaF family protein encodes MHSHIHKYKFECNTSNGHIHRMYGISDNMIGIESFHIHTFFGVSSYNGHSHYYTGYTGLPIKTENGHIHKIEGELEISSDHTHTYKNYTDEEIEYIGTKRLYKLHV; translated from the coding sequence ATGCATTCGCATATTCATAAATATAAATTTGAATGCAATACTTCCAACGGGCATATTCACAGAATGTATGGAATTTCGGATAATATGATAGGTATTGAAAGTTTTCATATTCATACTTTTTTTGGTGTATCCTCTTATAATGGGCATTCCCATTACTATACAGGCTATACGGGATTACCGATAAAGACAGAAAACGGACATATTCATAAAATAGAAGGTGAACTTGAAATTAGTTCTGACCATACCCATACCTATAAAAATTATACCGATGAAGAAATTGAGTATATTGGTACTAAAAGACTCTATAAACTGCATGTATAA
- a CDS encoding flavodoxin family protein, with translation MLIVALNGSPNKNGNTKFLLNLVLDKLKDMGAETAVIEIPEVLKSAKHSFCVVCSNPCSGVCYKDTALEEAYELMRKADGLIFGSPSYFGTITGQMKAFFDKTRKLRGEKAFYNKIAAGVTVGASKYGGQETTLKALHDIMLVHGMTIVGDGYIEDDCGHHGVSAERPAENDEFAQKRALILAKRIFDACKVNSK, from the coding sequence ATGTTAATAGTAGCCTTAAACGGCAGTCCAAATAAAAATGGAAATACAAAATTTTTACTAAACCTTGTTCTCGATAAACTTAAAGATATGGGAGCCGAAACGGCTGTAATTGAAATACCGGAAGTTTTAAAATCAGCAAAGCACAGTTTTTGTGTTGTTTGCAGCAATCCATGTTCCGGTGTATGCTATAAGGACACAGCTCTTGAAGAAGCTTATGAACTTATGAGGAAAGCTGACGGATTGATATTTGGCAGTCCATCCTATTTTGGAACAATAACGGGTCAAATGAAAGCTTTCTTTGATAAAACCAGAAAACTTAGAGGAGAAAAAGCTTTTTACAACAAAATTGCAGCTGGTGTTACTGTGGGTGCATCAAAGTATGGAGGACAAGAAACTACTCTGAAAGCTCTTCACGATATTATGCTGGTTCATGGAATGACCATTGTTGGTGACGGATATATTGAAGACGATTGCGGTCATCATGGTGTATCTGCTGAAAGGCCGGCTGAAAATGATGAGTTTGCACAGAAACGTGCTTTAATTTTGGCTAAGCGAATTTTTGATGCCTGTAAGGTTAATTCCAAATGA
- a CDS encoding 4Fe-4S dicluster domain-containing protein encodes MAKVTFHEERCKGCKLCTTVCPKKIVIMLEDKINQKGFHPAGVSDMDKCIGCAFCATICPDCVIEVEK; translated from the coding sequence ATGGCTAAAGTAACATTTCATGAAGAACGCTGCAAGGGATGTAAGTTATGTACGACTGTATGTCCGAAAAAAATTGTTATTATGCTGGAAGATAAGATAAATCAAAAAGGCTTCCATCCGGCTGGTGTATCTGATATGGACAAATGTATCGGATGTGCATTTTGTGCCACTATATGTCCTGATTGCGTAATTGAAGTTGAAAAATAA
- a CDS encoding LCP family protein yields MRKKRNSKNKIKKSIILWLSSFVIIAISVFVLGKLGLLGNDKSAAIEPTPEVQPTIDPIDITKKNVDKYIPTPTALPTPSEIDYDSIPGLTNEKTYSKELVSKNSKNILFLGSDKVSGLYDTIGILSIDKENEKLKLIMIPRDLYINYNEKVRHYLSIYGKANNPGFYKINAAHNIGPYLKYEGKFESYSMNFLADVIKEKFGIEIDDYVRVNTTGFVELVDLFGGVEIDVPYDMHYEDPFQDLFIHIDKGRQRLNGKQAEGFVRFRQGYNEKGELFQIGDIERKNNQIKFIKAFINQHGTISNIDKIPELTKTLSKNLKHSVGVGDIFTSYLGLAKEVVTKKYEIESITLTGQSKMLNGTYYIFIE; encoded by the coding sequence ATGAGGAAAAAAAGAAATTCCAAAAATAAAATTAAAAAAAGTATTATATTATGGTTAAGCTCCTTTGTCATAATAGCTATATCTGTTTTTGTTCTTGGAAAATTAGGACTTCTGGGAAATGATAAATCTGCTGCAATAGAGCCCACTCCCGAAGTTCAACCTACCATTGACCCTATTGATATTACCAAAAAAAATGTTGATAAATACATACCTACTCCAACCGCTTTACCCACTCCCAGCGAAATAGACTACGACTCAATCCCCGGACTTACAAACGAAAAAACTTATTCAAAGGAGCTTGTTTCAAAGAATAGCAAAAACATCTTATTTCTCGGTTCTGATAAAGTAAGCGGGCTTTACGATACCATCGGCATTTTAAGTATTGACAAGGAAAATGAGAAGCTTAAACTGATTATGATACCAAGAGACCTCTATATTAACTACAATGAAAAAGTAAGGCATTACCTTTCAATCTACGGAAAAGCAAACAATCCTGGATTTTATAAAATCAACGCTGCCCATAATATCGGGCCATATTTGAAATACGAAGGTAAATTTGAATCATATTCAATGAACTTTCTGGCCGATGTAATAAAGGAAAAATTCGGAATAGAAATAGACGACTATGTCAGAGTAAATACTACAGGTTTTGTGGAACTTGTCGATCTGTTTGGCGGAGTTGAAATTGATGTCCCTTATGATATGCATTATGAAGACCCGTTTCAGGATCTTTTCATTCATATAGACAAAGGAAGGCAAAGGCTTAACGGCAAACAAGCGGAAGGTTTTGTACGTTTCAGGCAGGGATATAACGAAAAAGGTGAGCTTTTTCAGATAGGCGATATTGAAAGAAAAAATAATCAAATCAAATTTATCAAAGCATTTATCAACCAGCATGGAACAATTTCCAACATAGACAAAATTCCTGAACTTACAAAAACCCTTAGCAAAAATTTGAAACATAGTGTTGGTGTCGGAGATATTTTCACTTCCTATTTGGGATTGGCAAAAGAAGTAGTAACAAAAAAATACGAAATTGAAAGTATAACCTTGACAGGTCAAAGCAAAATGCTAAATGGAACTTATTACATATTCATAGAATAG
- a CDS encoding 3-methyl-2-oxobutanoate dehydrogenase subunit VorB, with product MGEKLLMKGNEAIAEAAIRAGCRHYFGYPITPQTEIAHYMAKKMPEVGGTFVQAESEIAAINMVYGAASAGVRVMTSSSSPGISLKQEGISYAAGAELPAVIVNIVRCGPGLGGILPAQCDYFQAVKGGGHGDYKMVVLAPSSVQELYELTVEAFNIADKYRQLTMIMGDGILGQMMEAVEFRDEENIVKVDKPWATTGTGLKREHNTIQSIYIQPEVLEEHNRKLQKKYRLIEENEVRVETYNCEDAEIIVAAFGTTARIVNNVIKMAEKEGIKVGLIRPITLWPFPVKEFEKYAEVPKAFLSVELNAGQMVEDVKLAVNGKRPVYFYGRMGGMIPTQKEILDQIKQILNK from the coding sequence ATGGGTGAAAAGTTGTTAATGAAAGGTAATGAAGCAATTGCAGAAGCTGCTATTAGAGCCGGTTGTAGGCATTATTTCGGATATCCTATTACACCGCAGACCGAAATTGCGCATTACATGGCAAAGAAAATGCCTGAGGTTGGAGGTACCTTTGTGCAGGCAGAAAGTGAAATAGCAGCAATAAACATGGTTTACGGTGCGGCAAGTGCCGGAGTTAGGGTTATGACTTCTTCTTCGAGTCCCGGTATTAGTTTGAAGCAGGAAGGAATTTCCTATGCCGCAGGGGCAGAGCTGCCGGCTGTTATTGTCAATATTGTAAGATGCGGTCCGGGTCTTGGAGGTATTTTACCGGCACAATGTGATTATTTCCAGGCTGTAAAAGGCGGAGGTCACGGAGATTACAAAATGGTGGTTTTGGCGCCTTCCAGTGTCCAGGAACTGTATGAGTTAACGGTTGAAGCCTTTAATATTGCCGATAAATACAGACAATTAACTATGATTATGGGCGACGGTATACTGGGCCAAATGATGGAAGCCGTTGAATTCAGAGATGAGGAGAACATTGTTAAAGTTGACAAGCCGTGGGCTACTACAGGAACAGGTTTAAAGAGGGAACACAATACAATACAGTCCATATATATTCAGCCTGAAGTACTGGAAGAACACAATAGAAAGCTCCAAAAGAAGTACAGGCTTATTGAAGAAAATGAAGTAAGAGTTGAAACTTATAATTGTGAAGATGCGGAAATTATTGTTGCAGCGTTTGGTACAACTGCAAGAATAGTCAATAATGTTATAAAAATGGCTGAGAAGGAAGGAATAAAGGTTGGTTTGATAAGACCTATTACACTTTGGCCGTTCCCTGTAAAGGAATTTGAAAAGTATGCAGAGGTGCCTAAAGCATTTCTGTCGGTGGAATTGAATGCCGGTCAGATGGTTGAAGATGTAAAGCTTGCTGTAAACGGTAAAAGACCGGTTTATTTCTATGGTAGAATGGGTGGAATGATTCCGACTCAAAAGGAAATTTTGGATCAGATAAAGCAAATATTAAATAAATAA
- a CDS encoding 2-oxoacid:acceptor oxidoreductase family protein, producing the protein MKHQDVIIAGFGGQGILSAGRILAQAGMLENKNVSWFPSYGPEMRGGTASCNVIISEEAVGSPIINVATSLIVMNGPSLDKFEKMVASGGIIIADSSLVERAPERDDVSVYRIPATKTALDMGSGTFATIILLGKLIAATNIVSKESFIEALKKTLPEKKHYMIPDEIKALEYGMEF; encoded by the coding sequence ATGAAGCATCAAGATGTTATTATAGCTGGGTTTGGCGGCCAGGGAATACTTTCAGCAGGAAGGATTCTTGCCCAGGCAGGTATGCTGGAGAACAAAAACGTATCATGGTTCCCATCCTATGGCCCAGAGATGAGAGGCGGTACTGCAAGCTGCAATGTAATTATATCGGAAGAAGCAGTAGGATCACCGATTATAAATGTTGCTACTTCACTTATAGTCATGAACGGACCTTCCCTTGACAAATTTGAAAAGATGGTTGCCAGCGGTGGAATAATTATTGCAGACAGTTCGTTGGTTGAAAGAGCACCTGAAAGAGATGATGTAAGTGTTTATAGAATACCTGCAACAAAGACTGCTTTGGATATGGGCAGCGGTACTTTTGCTACTATAATTCTGCTGGGCAAGCTAATTGCTGCCACAAATATTGTTTCTAAAGAATCGTTTATAGAGGCTTTGAAAAAGACTCTTCCGGAGAAGAAACATTACATGATTCCCGATGAAATAAAAGCTTTAGAATATGGAATGGAGTTTTAA
- the floA gene encoding flotillin-like protein FloA (flotillin-like protein involved in membrane lipid rafts), with amino-acid sequence MENALLFIIGLGVIILFIAFFFSFIPVGLWISAFAANVRIGIFTLIGMRLRRVVPSRIVNPLIKATKAGINVSINKLEAHYLAGGNVDRVVNALIAAQRANIPLEFERAAAIDLAGRDVLEAVQMSVNPKVIETPVISAIAKDGIELMAKARVTVRANIDRLVGGAGEQTIIARVGEGVVTTVGSAEEHKQVLENPDAISKTVLSKGLDAGTAFEILSIDIADIDVGRNIGAQLQTDQAEADKKIAQAKAEERRAMAIAREQEMKAMVQEMRAKVVEAESEIPKAIAAALREGKIGVMDYYNMQNIIADTQMRDSIANASKSDGAAKEIKP; translated from the coding sequence ATGGAAAATGCATTATTATTTATCATTGGTCTGGGTGTTATAATTCTTTTCATTGCATTCTTTTTCTCCTTTATTCCTGTAGGACTATGGATATCTGCTTTTGCAGCTAATGTACGTATAGGCATCTTCACCCTTATAGGTATGAGGCTTAGAAGAGTAGTTCCTTCAAGAATTGTAAACCCGTTGATCAAGGCTACTAAAGCTGGTATCAACGTATCAATAAACAAACTGGAAGCTCACTACCTGGCGGGTGGTAATGTTGACAGAGTTGTAAATGCATTGATAGCTGCTCAAAGAGCAAATATTCCGCTGGAATTTGAAAGGGCCGCTGCCATAGATCTGGCCGGTAGAGATGTTTTAGAAGCCGTACAGATGAGTGTTAACCCAAAAGTAATCGAAACACCGGTTATCTCCGCCATTGCTAAAGACGGTATTGAACTTATGGCAAAAGCAAGGGTTACAGTTAGAGCAAATATAGACCGTTTGGTGGGCGGTGCCGGAGAACAGACCATCATTGCCCGTGTCGGTGAAGGTGTAGTTACAACCGTTGGTTCAGCTGAGGAACATAAACAAGTTTTGGAGAATCCTGACGCTATATCAAAAACCGTTTTAAGTAAAGGTCTTGATGCCGGAACAGCCTTTGAAATACTGTCCATTGATATCGCCGATATAGATGTGGGCAGAAATATAGGTGCCCAACTTCAAACAGACCAAGCTGAGGCTGATAAGAAAATAGCACAGGCAAAAGCTGAAGAAAGAAGAGCTATGGCTATTGCAAGGGAACAAGAAATGAAAGCTATGGTTCAGGAAATGAGAGCAAAAGTTGTTGAAGCTGAATCTGAAATTCCTAAAGCTATAGCAGCAGCATTACGCGAAGGTAAAATCGGAGTTATGGACTATTATAATATGCAAAACATAATTGCCGATACACAAATGAGGGATTCCATTGCCAATGCCAGCAAATCGGACGGTGCAGCCAAAGAAATTAAACCTTAA
- a CDS encoding LytR/AlgR family response regulator transcription factor, producing the protein MNFKVLIADDDHGMRLVLKKALSKVEGFEIIGEAEDGNAALCFSESLKPDVIFMDVEMPLLNGVECAKKILDINPKTIIIFATAHEEYMPAAFELYAFDYLVKPFKLDRIYQTLERIKSLAAYLNQPTAKQVGEPNKVLDKLIVKTKESINFINMDEIILIQRENRSTAIYTADEKYITSDSLSDLEERLDKSIFFRSHKSYIINLHMIHKIYPYGRWTYVVKLKNTDQDALLTYERYEEMQKLFNR; encoded by the coding sequence TTGAATTTCAAAGTACTGATTGCTGACGATGATCATGGTATGAGACTGGTTTTAAAAAAAGCTTTGTCAAAAGTTGAAGGTTTTGAGATTATAGGAGAAGCAGAAGACGGCAATGCCGCCCTCTGCTTTTCCGAGTCTTTAAAACCGGATGTCATTTTTATGGATGTGGAAATGCCCCTTTTAAACGGTGTTGAATGTGCAAAGAAAATATTGGATATAAATCCAAAAACTATTATTATATTTGCAACAGCCCATGAAGAGTATATGCCAGCTGCCTTTGAATTGTATGCCTTTGATTATTTGGTAAAACCCTTTAAGCTTGATAGAATTTATCAAACTTTAGAAAGAATAAAAAGTCTGGCAGCTTATCTCAATCAACCCACGGCAAAACAAGTCGGCGAACCTAATAAAGTTTTAGACAAGCTGATTGTTAAAACCAAAGAGAGCATCAATTTCATTAACATGGATGAAATTATCCTTATTCAGCGTGAGAACCGAAGTACAGCTATATATACAGCTGATGAAAAGTATATAACCTCCGACAGCTTAAGTGATTTGGAAGAACGGTTGGATAAATCAATCTTTTTCAGAAGTCATAAATCGTATATTATAAATCTTCATATGATCCATAAAATATACCCCTACGGTCGCTGGACCTATGTGGTGAAACTGAAAAATACCGATCAAGATGCTCTGCTTACCTACGAACGTTATGAAGAAATGCAGAAATTATTTAACAGGTAA
- a CDS encoding thiamine pyrophosphate-dependent enzyme: MATVFKRPHALIDKSMHYCPGCTHGIIHRLIAEVLDELEIEGKTVGVSSVGCTYNNYEYFNCDMVQAAHGRAPAVATGIKRALPDNIVFTYQGDGDLAAIGTAEIVHAAARGEKITTIFVNNAIYGMTSGQMAPTTLIGQVTTTSPFGRKPETHGFPIKVCEMLSTLEGAVYLERVSVHDVKNIMNAKKAIKKAFQVQMANLGFSIVEVLSSCPTNWGMTPVDALGWIKDKMVPFYPLGNFKGKDLEV; this comes from the coding sequence ATGGCTACTGTTTTTAAGAGACCACATGCTTTGATTGATAAATCAATGCACTATTGCCCGGGATGTACCCACGGCATTATTCACAGGCTTATTGCAGAGGTATTGGATGAATTGGAAATAGAGGGAAAGACAGTAGGTGTGTCATCGGTAGGATGCACCTATAACAATTATGAATATTTCAATTGTGACATGGTACAAGCAGCCCATGGTAGAGCACCGGCAGTTGCTACCGGTATCAAGCGAGCTCTTCCTGATAACATTGTTTTTACTTATCAGGGTGACGGTGATTTGGCAGCTATCGGTACTGCTGAAATAGTTCATGCGGCTGCAAGAGGTGAAAAGATAACTACTATCTTTGTAAACAATGCTATTTATGGAATGACTTCGGGCCAGATGGCTCCTACAACTCTTATCGGTCAGGTTACTACAACTTCACCTTTTGGAAGAAAGCCTGAAACTCATGGTTTCCCTATAAAGGTTTGTGAGATGCTGTCTACCTTGGAAGGAGCCGTATATCTTGAAAGAGTGTCGGTGCATGATGTTAAAAACATAATGAATGCAAAAAAAGCTATTAAGAAAGCATTTCAAGTGCAGATGGCCAACCTGGGCTTTTCTATAGTTGAAGTATTGTCCTCCTGTCCGACTAACTGGGGAATGACCCCGGTAGATGCTTTAGGATGGATAAAGGATAAAATGGTACCTTTTTATCCTTTAGGTAATTTTAAAGGCAAGGATTTGGAGGTGTAA
- a CDS encoding glutamine synthetase III — protein MSKVESRPYSLTEEFGSSVFNDATMRERLPKETYKALKKTIDEGTPLLPHIAEIVANAMKDWAIEKGATHYTHWFQPMTGITAEKHDSFISPTVDGKVIMEFSGKELIKGEPDASSFPSGGLRATFEARGYTTWDCTSPAFIRDTTLYIPTAFCSYTGEVLDKKTPLLRSMEALNKQALRILRLFGNTTTTRVITTVGAEQEYFLIDKELFDQRKDLIFTGRTLFGAKPPKGQEMEDHYYGTLKERISAFMKELDQELWRLGVYSKTKHNEVAPAQHEIAPIFGTTNVATDHNQLIMDTLKKVALRHGLVCLLHEKPFAGVNGSGKHNNWSMSTNDGQNLLDPGNTPHENAQFLVFLCAVIKAVDEYADLLRASAANAGNDLRLGANEAPPAIISIFLGDQLTDILEQIENGGARTSINNGELKIGVSTLPALPKDATDRNRTSPFAFTGNKFEFRMVPSSASISGPNFVLNTIVAEVLSKMADRLEKATDFNAELQSLLKEIVTNHKRIIFNGNNYCEEWIKEAERRGLHNIDNTVDAIMALTDEKNIRVFEKHGVLNKTELLSRCEILLETYIKTINIEALTMLDMAKRQILPAVIRFTGDIASTITSIKATGLNVDISAQSELLEETSTLLAQLKKRIADLEKAASDAANFNGDTYEHAVIYRDVVLAKMSELRAVADKLETIVDEKLWPFPTYGQLLFNI, from the coding sequence ATGTCGAAGGTGGAATCACGACCGTATTCTCTCACAGAAGAATTCGGCTCTAGCGTTTTTAACGATGCAACCATGCGGGAACGTCTGCCTAAAGAAACTTACAAGGCTTTAAAGAAAACTATAGATGAAGGTACTCCACTCCTTCCTCATATCGCAGAAATTGTTGCAAATGCCATGAAAGATTGGGCTATAGAAAAAGGTGCAACACACTACACTCACTGGTTTCAGCCAATGACAGGCATCACTGCCGAAAAACACGATTCATTCATCTCACCCACAGTGGATGGAAAAGTTATAATGGAGTTTTCAGGTAAAGAACTTATAAAAGGCGAACCTGACGCTTCATCCTTTCCATCGGGAGGCCTTAGGGCAACCTTTGAGGCAAGAGGTTATACCACTTGGGATTGTACTTCTCCAGCTTTTATAAGAGACACCACATTATACATTCCTACCGCTTTCTGTTCCTATACAGGAGAAGTATTGGATAAAAAGACACCTCTCTTACGATCCATGGAAGCGCTAAACAAACAAGCACTCCGTATTTTACGGCTTTTTGGAAATACTACTACTACAAGAGTTATTACAACCGTTGGTGCCGAGCAGGAATACTTTCTTATTGACAAAGAACTTTTCGATCAGCGCAAAGACTTGATTTTTACAGGAAGGACCTTATTCGGTGCAAAACCGCCTAAAGGACAGGAAATGGAAGATCATTATTATGGTACACTTAAAGAGAGAATTTCAGCCTTCATGAAAGAACTGGATCAGGAACTGTGGAGGTTGGGGGTTTATTCCAAAACAAAACATAATGAAGTTGCTCCTGCTCAGCATGAAATAGCCCCAATTTTCGGAACAACAAATGTTGCAACCGATCATAACCAGTTAATTATGGATACGCTAAAAAAGGTTGCATTAAGACATGGACTCGTATGTCTTTTGCATGAAAAACCTTTTGCAGGAGTTAACGGTTCGGGAAAACACAACAACTGGTCAATGAGCACAAATGATGGACAAAACCTTCTCGATCCCGGAAATACTCCCCATGAAAATGCACAGTTCTTAGTATTCCTGTGTGCTGTAATAAAGGCAGTGGATGAATATGCCGACCTGCTTAGAGCTTCTGCTGCCAACGCTGGTAATGACCTAAGACTGGGTGCAAATGAGGCACCACCAGCTATTATCTCAATATTCCTTGGCGACCAGCTCACAGATATCCTCGAGCAAATAGAAAACGGCGGTGCAAGAACATCAATAAATAATGGCGAACTTAAAATAGGAGTCAGTACACTGCCGGCATTACCGAAAGATGCGACGGACAGGAACAGAACTTCCCCCTTTGCCTTCACCGGAAACAAATTTGAATTCAGAATGGTTCCGTCTTCAGCCTCAATTTCAGGTCCAAACTTCGTGCTAAATACAATAGTTGCCGAAGTTTTAAGTAAGATGGCAGATCGCCTTGAAAAAGCAACAGATTTCAATGCAGAACTGCAGTCATTGCTTAAAGAAATTGTAACCAATCACAAGAGAATTATATTTAACGGAAACAATTACTGTGAAGAATGGATTAAAGAAGCCGAAAGAAGAGGTCTTCACAATATAGACAATACAGTCGATGCGATTATGGCATTGACTGATGAAAAAAATATAAGAGTATTTGAAAAACATGGAGTTCTGAATAAAACAGAATTACTCTCACGATGTGAAATACTCCTTGAAACATATATTAAAACAATAAATATTGAAGCGCTTACAATGCTTGATATGGCAAAACGCCAAATATTACCTGCTGTCATTCGCTTTACAGGGGATATTGCTTCCACCATAACATCTATAAAAGCTACAGGCCTTAATGTGGATATAAGCGCCCAATCCGAGCTTTTAGAAGAAACTTCAACGCTTTTAGCCCAATTAAAAAAGAGAATAGCTGACCTTGAAAAGGCCGCTTCCGATGCAGCCAACTTCAACGGTGACACTTATGAACATGCTGTAATATACAGGGATGTTGTATTGGCTAAGATGTCCGAATTAAGAGCTGTGGCTGACAAACTTGAAACAATAGTAGATGAAAAACTATGGCCATTCCCGACTTACGGCCAGTTATTATTTAATATTTAA
- a CDS encoding PilZ domain-containing protein, with amino-acid sequence MEGIKLREFLHEGAIIRTKHCNSSSWVTNVVYSINDDYIEIDIGLERDYIQNIIMIGDTIKCKYTSDDYEFTLRGWVTRINLDIPQSITIKIHDIERFVNKRDSYRFDVYLASVIKLKNSDEKGIFAILTNISHTGAAFTVKEDLEKELGITFLEDNERTFIFVIYISPEKQITFEGTLKRKCDNEKGKEYGVRITDIDIENEKVLVEFLEKLANKDKEFYNKRSGFWSKNSKYKLGGENK; translated from the coding sequence ATGGAAGGGATTAAGCTAAGGGAATTTCTTCACGAAGGAGCAATAATCAGAACAAAGCACTGCAACAGTTCATCATGGGTAACAAACGTTGTCTATTCAATCAATGACGATTATATTGAAATTGATATAGGTCTGGAAAGGGACTATATACAGAATATAATCATGATTGGGGACACAATAAAATGTAAATATACTTCCGACGATTATGAATTTACATTGAGAGGTTGGGTAACAAGAATAAACCTTGATATACCGCAGAGTATCACAATTAAAATACATGATATTGAAAGATTTGTGAATAAGCGTGACAGCTATAGATTTGATGTTTATCTTGCCTCCGTTATAAAATTAAAAAATAGTGATGAAAAAGGCATTTTTGCTATATTAACTAATATTAGTCATACCGGTGCGGCTTTTACTGTGAAAGAGGATTTGGAAAAAGAATTGGGTATAACTTTTTTGGAAGACAATGAACGTACCTTCATTTTTGTGATATATATATCACCTGAGAAGCAAATAACCTTTGAAGGCACATTAAAGAGAAAATGTGATAACGAAAAGGGGAAGGAATACGGTGTGAGAATCACCGATATTGATATTGAAAATGAAAAAGTCTTGGTAGAATTTCTTGAAAAACTTGCAAATAAAGATAAAGAGTTCTATAATAAACGAAGTGGTTTTTGGTCGAAAAATAGTAAGTACAAATTAGGTGGCGAAAATAAATAA
- a CDS encoding NfeD family protein, whose amino-acid sequence MPDLVGLFSNIDFLSAVFFILGFIMIIIEMFHPGFGAPGISGIILLILGIVSVARNLTDVIILIIIILIVLGIALTFVLYSATKGKLPKTLVLTDSLNKEEGFEGTEDLKFFIGKEGKALTVLRPSGTADFDGVKLDVVSEAEFIQKDAKIKIIKVEGRRIVVREIK is encoded by the coding sequence ATGCCGGATTTGGTAGGTCTTTTCAGCAATATTGATTTCCTTTCGGCAGTATTTTTTATACTTGGTTTTATTATGATAATTATCGAAATGTTTCACCCAGGTTTCGGTGCCCCGGGTATAAGTGGAATAATTCTGCTCATATTAGGAATAGTATCGGTGGCACGAAATCTAACCGATGTAATTATCCTAATAATCATTATATTGATTGTTTTAGGTATTGCTCTTACCTTCGTACTCTATTCAGCAACAAAGGGTAAACTGCCAAAAACACTGGTGCTGACCGATTCGTTGAACAAAGAGGAAGGATTTGAAGGAACAGAGGACTTAAAGTTTTTCATTGGAAAAGAAGGTAAAGCATTAACTGTTCTTCGACCCTCGGGAACTGCAGATTTTGATGGCGTAAAGCTGGATGTCGTCTCGGAAGCCGAATTTATTCAGAAAGACGCTAAAATAAAAATAATAAAAGTGGAAGGAAGAAGAATAGTAGTCAGAGAAATTAAATAA